Within Anopheles ziemanni chromosome 2, idAnoZiCoDA_A2_x.2, whole genome shotgun sequence, the genomic segment ACCAGGGAACGACCTCAAAAGGAACAAGAACCAACATTGACGTGCGAGGGTTCTCTTGTGTAGCTTCCTCCCGATACATTCAGCACCGGAAACGAGACAGCTAGACAGTTCCATCCCTCCACTAGATGACTGTGGCTAATAAATAACCGCAGAAAAAGACTCTAGGGACCGCGGGGTATTGGTTCCGACGCTTGATGCGCCTCTATTAGAACGAGATTAGTGATGGATAAGCATGAAGAGTGCCTTGGGAAGGGACACAATTTGTCATGCCGTCCAGGGGCGGCGGGATGGACGGGAGACGGAAAGTGCGCACGTGCACGTGACACGCCGGGGCCCGACAACCTGCTGCACCACCATGACACCACCATGAGTGTTGGTTTGGGTGCGAGCACGAGCCCGGGTTCGCAGGGATGACATGACATGGCATCACCAGGTTGTGGCGTGTGGCACTGGTTGACTTTTCCCCCGGGGGGAGGTAGGTGGATGTAGGTGAAAATGAAAGCAGGCGAGAGAGCCAGCATGCTGGTTTGTAGAGAGGAGTTCCCGACAATTCAAGGCGACAAGGATGTTGGTTTTTGGTGAGTTTGGGGAATATATTTTCAGGTTTTTCTATCAAGGTACTCTAGAAGGGTCTTGCAGACTCGCTGAGTGGATCACAATGTTGCTCATAGCCCGTTGGGGACGCTGGGGCTTCCTGGGGCCGCTTAGTAGCTGTGCTTGTAGCTCGGCTGGGGCGCATAGTGCTGGGGCTCCTCGTGGTGCTGAGGCTGGCTGGCGGCCTTGGCGTACGCATCGACCAGCTCCTTCGGGAGCGGGGGCGGCGTCGGCAGATGGGCTCCCTTGGCCTGGAAGCCGTTCTCGTCGGCGACGTAGCTGACGGCGACCGGGTGTCCGTGGGGGTCGGTGTAGGAGAACGATCCGTGCGCCACCTGCACCTCGTGGTCCTTGCTGCCACCGTTCTTCACGAAGCCCTGCTCCTGGGCCGCGATACCGTTGGCCGACTCGTAGCCAAACTTGTAGCTACCGTCGTGTCCATGGTACGATTCGCTGTGCACGATCGGGATGTGCTTGGCCGGGGCCTGGTGATAGTCTCCAATGGCGCTGGCCACGGCAATGACGGCGAACAGGGCTACGAACTGCGGGGCACAAGACAGGGATAACGATTAGGCACTTCAGTCACTTTGGTCACTGGCTGCTACACCACTGATGCCTCCGGAGAACCTTCTCTATGGCCAAATATTCGCTCACTTACCATCTTCATTGTGGATCGGTTGTTTTGGAACTCGCGGTTGCTTGCGTTGAATGAGCTTTGGATGCTAACTGTGCACTGACATGTCTATCGATCGGTTCCATAGATATTTATACTGCCGGTGGGCTCCTTCTGGGGCAGCCCGGCAGAAGGTCTCGCATTCGTGTGGGATCCCCGTTGTATTGGCGCTGTTCGGTCGTCGCCAAAAAGTCCCACCATTCCCAGCGGCGGCCGACGTCCGAGGCATTGGCCGAAAAGCGACGCCACACTGGCAGCGCCGGCCAGAGTGAGGGAGATGGTACCGATACGCGGGACCTAGAGTGTGGAAAGACATCGGCCATGTGAGAAGAACTCTATCaataacgaaacgaaacaaattttaCGTGTGGCCAAAAAACATAGCGCCACCGATGGAATAAAACTACCGTCAAGAAACCATCGATCGCTGAAAGACAATCAAAAGAAGCACACACGTATCGGCGGGTACCCAATACCAATTTGGCCAAGCCACTTCTGACGGTGGCCCAGCGTGCGTCCCCATCCTCCTATAGCCTCCcgctatttttctttccccgccCCCGGGGCAACCCACCCTCGGGTCGGGCAACGAAATTGaaagttattattttaaaagacTTTCATCCAACGGTCGACGCGTCGCGGCCATCGTGACGGCCTGGGTTTGCGAATTCTTCTTCTCGTTTGGCAGTGATTTCggagcttttttttcaattaacttTTGGCGTGCACTTTTTGGCCCGCAGCGGCACTGTTTCAAGCGGTAATAGCATATTGCGACAGCGACCGATCGCTCGTGCAGTCGACACGAGATCTGAACGAATAGAATCTGGAGCAAAAGGCggtgatgggttttttttcgggcgTCTAGACCGAAAGAAATTGCTAAGCGTTTTTTTATTGGCAAACCATATCAAAAAAGCTTGCCAAACTTCCCGAATTATGTCACACAAGGATGTCCCTGTGGAGCATCTAACTTTGGAGCTACTAGATTGAAAGGATATCTGTATTTTCCACAAACTATTTTGTCTCATGAAATGTTTTAGAAAAAGTCTCTCTTACGTCTCTCTGAAATCTTTTAAAACTACTTCGATGAAAAACGGGCTACCTTTCGGGTTGATGCaaagaaaactaaaccaaaggaaaaaaaaaacatacaaatacaaatgggaaaaaagatgCCATGCAGAAAATTACTCTCGCCTCACGAGCATGGCGCACGCATGGCGAATTTTTCGCCTTTCGACAAATGGCCAAACTCGCAAGAAGCTCCCTCGCGGAATGGGAAATAATGTCGCCggttcagaaaaaaaagaagcagtTCATGCAATCGCAAATTGCGGGCCGTGAGCCTTGAAATGTTGGTGAAATTAATGAAGCACCGCGTTACGATTGGTTTAGGATATTGCATAAAGTATCAGAGATTAACCTGATCTGCTTTACATTCATTTGGAGGAACTTCTCTATCTTACAGAATTGTATCTTATTTTAATCACATTAAATGCTAGAGGCAAattattgatgattttttttttcgcttttcaatCAACCGTGCAATTCCGGTTCCCGGGCGGTTTCATTCCTTCTTTCATCATGGATGAACggatttatgaaaatgaaagaGTTTATTCAACCATAAATACTTCTTTTTCGTcacatttttgtaaatttattgaGATTAGTCATAAGCAATTTGATTCCTGAAATTGAGTTTCTGTTGTACagcatctttttcttttttcagcaTATTTTTGCTTGCAGTAAAACCAATGCTGAACTTctttaaaagaacaaaaattgaaatatttaaaagatTAAATCCATAAAATCAAAGATCTAATATTAAACCATAGAAAACCAAAATCTTCCTTGTAAATTGAACTGGCTCCAATATTTATATCGAAAGCAGTTATTTAGGCTATCGGAATATACCCCTGTGACTCTTTAAATATATGATATTAGTTTAAAAGActaattaaacatttatttctaTAAGATTTAATCTGTATTAAACCAAGCACTACTACAACTCTTCTTTGCTATGGGTAGGAATATAATGattttttaacagttttatTTACCTAAGACATTGATTGATGTACAATGCAATAGACAAGTGGTAGATCTGGTCAAATCCAGGTCACTGAACGTGATCGATTATAAAGCCATAGTTAATAATGCGGGCCAAATGATCCCCTTTGAGCACAAGGCTTCGACATACacttgtatttgttttataagtGTTTTGGCATCGTGTTTCCAACTAAAGAAAAACTAGTAGAATAGGATCATAATTTGATTGTTACAACAcgtttacatttgtttttcagttGGCTTTAGAATGTTAGTTTTTTTACATCAGTTGAAGTTGGTTGTATCGTATTTTTAgtgtataacgaccccctTTTAGTTAGTCTGATTAagggggtcgttatacacgggTAGTTACTTTTTGATTAGATAATAGAGTAGAGGGTAAAACACGTATAACATTGtaacaactgatgaaaataatgaaaaaaaattcaattttttttataaacataGAATTGTTTTTGgggggtcgttatacacgggGGGTCGTTATACTCGGAAAAATATGGTATTTTATTATATGTGTTGGCTGCCaagtaagagaagtaaaatACTTTATATTAATTGACATAAAAAAGTGCATATCTGCCTCGACATGCAAGTGgtcagcatttttttttctttgtcaaTGTGATCagcgtttttctctctttctcctttGTTTCCTTTTAACACTTTCATTCACTTCCCCGTTGTTACGATTCCATCGGCAGCCGACCGCCATGGTCCGTCATTTGCATCCATCTACACTGGCGTACCACGTTTACACAATTTTCCAGGTGTAcggaaaattgaaatacaaattgCTGTTAAAATAAACACTATGCCGCGGTCCCAGGGTTAGGATGGGATGGAAGAAAGCGtgcgagaaagaaagaaagcaaaccatCCTACAATGCTCAGCCCGGAACGCACCCGCGGTCGCACATATGCTCGCATAACGTCTATTTATCAGTTCGATGCTTTTTTGCTGCGCCGGAGAGTGTGAGTGtgatcgaaacgaaacgaaatcaaaagcggAATCATCCCCAGCATCCGGACCCCGGGGGAGGCCCTGGTCGGGCGGCCTCAGCGTTGGCCTCCGGTATAAAAAGAACTATCGAATTTCGGAAGGCCATCAGTGCAGCTCCAGCAATCGtggtaaacaaaccaaagcAGCAGTCCTCCGGTAAAGTGTTATAGAGCagtcaaaagaaacaaatccaGCAACATGAAGATGGTAAGGATAAGAGCAGCAGGAAGCCGAACTCGAGTTTAGTTGTGGCCACCGTTTGAGGAAGGTTCCCGGAAGCGTTAAATCGTCCTGGAGCACGTGTTTTCGCCGAAAGTGTCAGGTCCTCTAACTATGTGCTACTTCTATTGCAGCAAATTGTCGCCACTCTTGGATTGATGGCCGTGGCCATGGCTGCTGCAGAGCACTACCATGCCGCACCGGAGTACGAGCACCAGGCCCCGGCCAAGCACATCCCGATCGTGCACAGCGAGTCGTACAGCCACCACGACGGAAGCTACAAGTTCGCCTACGAGTCGGCCAACGGCATTGTGGCGCAAGAGGAGGGCTTCGTCAAGAATGCCGGCAGCAAGGACCACGAGGTGCAGGTGGCGCACGGATCGTTCTCCTACACCGACCCCCACGGACACCCGGTGTCTGTGAGCTACGTCGCCGACGAGAACGGCTTCCAGGCCAAGGGAGATCATCTGCCGACGCCACCTCCGGTGCCGCAGGAGCTGATCGATGCGTACGCCAAGGCCGCCAGCCAGCCGGCTTACCACGACGAACCCGAGCACGTCCAGCCGTCGGCCCCTCACGGGTACAGTCAGTACTAAAACTCCGGCGCGAAAGATGAAGCCTTACTCTAATCTCAACTCAATCCGACTGACTAGAGGCCGGTCAGGCCGATAGGAATGGTCCGCGGGAGGACGATCGCATACGCCTTCGCCTACCTCCCGACGTTGGCCAACGTTGATCTTACTGTTTTCTGATATATACTCAAATAAATGTGATAAAAAACCTTTAAATTTCGTTTGCAATCATTGGGTTTTATTAGAAACTTTAGTCAGCGTTTTTTTGGGATGTGTCACAATGCTAATACTTGGCACTATTTCGATAACATAGTATGGTTACTTAGAAGTATCTAGAGATTGTAGTGCTCCTGACGTGTTTTACTCTTGATACACTGTAATTCTATGGCTTATTATTTGAACTGTTCTGAACTATCAAGTGATCcatcaaaaatagaaaaatcttatactgttttatttgttatcaAGTTTTTCCTCATAACATGGCTTGAGCAATGATTATGTTTTGCTTCTTATCGTTTGATGGTCTTTTGCGGGCGGGAAAAACAGCCTGACGTAATGCGAGGCCGCGTTCGTTTGCTGAAATAAGTGTGCTCTTGCAAACGCGGATAGGTTTTGGTCGACAGCATCTTGCTGTACGAAAACAAGGGTAGTAGAAAATAATGGCCTCCAATGATTCTGCTCGAAGGGGGATGATCGAGTTCGATTGAAAATTGGCAGACGGCGCGAGCATAAATGTAACACACATTCACCACCCCAAAAATAGACGCCCGTTGGCGGTGCATTAACACGATCGTGTTACATGCGGGGCAGTCAAATTGATGCATTGAGTGAGATTGGCCGCAGTGTCTATGCAtttctttttgcctttttttcattcgattggtctctttacttttcttttcacaCTGTTGTTTTTTGAGGGTTTCTGTAGAGAGCAATAAAGTGCACCTCAGATAGGTCGATGGATGAGGGTGGACGCTAATGGACGATGGATGTTGCACCTGTGGTTGATTCTACTTTTATTGATGCATTTGTCGTGGATGATtgaggaaaagaaatgtgCAATAAGTCATCTTTTTTTCATCTACCAACATTTGACGAGCCTTGTTGCATTGAAATAAAGTTCGTGAGCAAGTGATTTtttgtgaaacttttcatcgGTTAGTTTTGACAATTTGAATGAATAGAATAAGACTTCTTCTTATATTGACCTTCGTAACGTAATGTAATGTAATTAGTGGAAATTGAttacttaatttttttccCTAAAGAGAAAGACTACTATTATGGCAAGTATATTTGTTCCTAACGTCTAAAACTGAGTTAAACTAACAGTATTTGCTACTATCATCTTATCTTACCGTTGTTTCTAAAACACCACCCAACAATGGCttacaaatatgtttttgctGTTTTCAACAGACACATCCGTTGACAACAAGTAGTGGAGTTTTTTAGGCAAATGGTAGAGATTTTAATCACCAAAGCAAACTAAGCATCTTCTTTGTCATCTCAATCAACGCTTGTCCAGTTTCCGTTTATTAGCAACCAGTGAAGCAtttaattgctactaaatCGTCCGAGACCTCAATTTCCGCCTACGAGTGAAAGACAGTGCTGTGGTCTGCAGGTCGTTTTTTATTATACCACATCAAATCGAAGCGCTAAGATGCTCCGATCGATTATGGCGAGTGGTTTGCAATGATTGAACAGCTATCACCGCAACGAGACAAgctgaaatcaaaacaaaaatcttttcAACAATACAACACGTAAGTAAAAAGACACAGATGGAAAAGCCAGAAACCATCGGGCCGGAGGAAAAAGTTGTCGATTTCCGCCAGTGGGCTGCCACGGAAGTACGACTGGCAGGTGATTGATGGGTTCGTCTTCGCGCGAACGCAGCAGAGACGTAGAAAGATGCAAAAGGATGTGGCCACGGGTTTTGTTGATACTTTCCCCCGCGCATTGTTTTTGCTTGAACCGACCGATGATGGATTACCGCATCGGGTGGCGCTAGAGAGGCCCTGCGGTTTGCACTGAAGTGCGAAAACGTTTCCTCGGTTGTCTGGCGTGGGTCATCTCGGTGTGTTTAATTATAAAACTAGgcgttcgattttttttcttaaatgcAGGAAGATTAAGAGATGATTATGGGTCGTTGTGCTGCCGTATGTAAAACAATTCACTTATGCAACAATTTGTGGGTTAATTCATGCTCCATATATTACAATACAAAAAAGGTTAAAATGAGATCATCCGGGAAGCGTCTACACTCGATTGGAAATATATGTTCATGTGATATGCTAATATGAGCACTAAAATATGTCGAAATAATTTGTCTCGACGATTTTCGGTCGATGGGTAATATttgtgtttgaaaattgatttcgcACATTTTCGAATCAGttcatgaagaaaaacaacttaaTGTTTCCGCACAATTGCCACGACCACTTGAAGCTGCTGCGGAAATAAGAAAATTAGATCCTATCTTTTGAGTTAGTTAAGGTGGATGCATATTTTCCACGAACAAACACAATTCAAAATTAGATAGAATCGACTGATAGAAACGACAACTGCATGGTGATAAAATCTGGCCTTAATCATTCGTTCATTGTTCTCTTCAATGATATCCCGCTTTTCCTTTGCGACACATTAATCGCCTCTTCTGTTTGCGAGCAATGGgggtgagtgtgtatgtgtgtttctttctttttcatttttatgaatcgaaataattttatcattttatcaaacatttGCATTATTTCACAGGCCTCTTCCCGGGCTGGAAAACAGTGGCAACAGTCAGAGGGGAAAACCCTTCGCTCGATCGACGCACTTGAACTCCGTCCGACGCCGATGGCAAGTGCGTATCGTAATGAATTTGCCCGACCCGCTTTGAGGCGGCGTGTTTTTGAGCTACCAATCGGCCAACTCTGAAGTGCTTTATTAGCAAGCCAAATTTTGCTTCTCGGAACCCGTTCAATCCTCGCATGGCATGTCCTGGCTGGCAGAATGGAAAGGGGAAAATGATCGTCGGCAGATTCggacgatttgtttttccaccaccggagCTCGTTGTCGCAACCGGCGAGGGTCTTACAAGCAGCGAACCAGAAGCAACACCAACCAATCCAGTGCGTCGCTCTGGTGTACCGACCATGCGCCACATGCGCCAGTTCCCAGCTCATGGGGTTGATGGGTTGATTTTTGCGTCGTTCGGCAAACAACCCGAAAGCGCCTTGCACTTAAATCGCCAACCCCGCGCACACGGAAGTACGGAACCGTGTGAGAAACCGATCATATGTTTTTCGGGTGCTACAACAAATCGCTTTCGCTGCCTCGCTCCTAGCCCTGCACCACGAGACCCATTTTGCAGCATCTCCGCAATGGTTGGGGTGTTTATTTTAGAACCGAGACGAACATGCAGGTGTTACCGTGGCTAAATCCTTAAAATGCTAAAACCACCATTGCTCGATCCTGTTTGGTGTTGTTGCTTGTGTTTTGTTCCCCTCGCTCTGGCGTTCGGCAGGGCCGCCTTATGTTTCCCCTGCCACAATGGCAGCACAATGAACTGCGCGCCCTCCCGTTAAGGGGACGAatatattgaaaatgtttgcttaGGCTCCTGAGCACCGAGAGTGCAAGGGGCGCGTAGTCGGCAGCGTGCGTTTTCCTTCACGTTTGGTATCGCCGGGCAGTCGGGTTGTCGGGATCGGCGAGACCGGTCCCTCGGTCGGTCCTGCAGTTGGTCGGTTTTTGGTATTTAATATACATTTAGGGGAAAACTGGCACCGCACTGTaggttgtttcgtttcgcggCGAAGTTAATTCTCCGTGACCACACCGCATTACGGTATGCATCCCTCCGATCGAGAGGAAGGGAGGGCGGTGGAATTCATTATACTGCGAGTACTGACGGTTCGCGTGCCGTACCATTTGAGCCTGTATTCTGCTTCCTACCTTGCAGAGGCGAGGAAACTCAATGCATTGATTGCTTAATTTTTTAATAAGATTGTGTGCCGCTTCATTTAGAGgaatattaattaaaaaaaaaacacaccatgACGGATACCATTTCATTCATGCTTGTCCAAACACTAGCTCATTCCTTTCGATGTTTTTGCTCATCTCCGCGGCGTTGTGAGATGCTGTAAGATGTGAACGAGCTGCGCCTAAATGTATGCAACCGGTTAAACACTTTCGCTTTCCATCTGTGATCGGCCGACAGTGCGTTGATCTTGAACTGCGCGCGTCGATACTAAAAATCGTGAGCTCGCCGCTTTCACCTGGGTGGATCTTTTGGAAAAGGCGGTCAGCGGCAAAAGTTGGCCACGACCTCCATACCGTATGTTGCGTGGAAATGCAGGTGACCTAGAGAAAGATCGATCGTGACCTAGTGAGTTGACCGAAAGGGAAAGTTCCAAAGGAAGCCGTTCCACTGCGAGCCAGCGTTAAGTGTACTTCACTGGATGTGGAAGGGAAGGTGAAAGGTGATTGTGAGCTAAACAATATACTAGAGAGAACCTGTTGAATAATCCGAGGGATGTGctcagtaaaataaaaatgtttgaaaacaagTGTTCATAACAAACCAAAATCAAGTAACTCAGACGTTATTGCACAGTTCGATGTTTCTGACGAATGTTACGTAATACAGTGGAATTGTAGGCCACCGGGGTACtctgtttggttttatttacccAGATTGCTCTAGAGTGCCTGATTTCCTTTCATGCTAACTACACGTCATTCATTAAAAGATTCCCTCATCTACCGAAATACAACAATCAAAATCGGGAAGCAAATATTTATACCTTACCACTTGAGTGCCTCAGTGTGGGCATCGCTCAGTTGCATTTTTGGGTGTGTTTCAAGTAGTTTACAATTCAAACCACGAGTCATAATCTCTACGGCACGCATGAGAAGCATACgtgtttgaaggtgtttggtg encodes:
- the LOC131293933 gene encoding endocuticle structural glycoprotein SgAbd-2-like, whose protein sequence is MKMFVALFAVIAVASAIGDYHQAPAKHIPIVHSESYHGHDGSYKFGYESANGIAAQEQGFVKNGGSKDHEVQVAHGSFSYTDPHGHPVAVSYVADENGFQAKGAHLPTPPPLPKELVDAYAKAASQPQHHEEPQHYAPQPSYKHSY
- the LOC131293934 gene encoding endocuticle structural glycoprotein SgAbd-2-like, with the translated sequence MLSPERTRGRTYARITSIYQFDAFLLRRRVSSNYVLLLLQQIVATLGLMAVAMAAAEHYHAAPEYEHQAPAKHIPIVHSESYSHHDGSYKFAYESANGIVAQEEGFVKNAGSKDHEVQVAHGSFSYTDPHGHPVSVSYVADENGFQAKGDHLPTPPPVPQELIDAYAKAASQPAYHDEPEHVQPSAPHGYSQY